Within the Bacillota bacterium genome, the region ATGATACCCCCTTCGGCCAGGATGGGTTCAATCAGGACTGCCGCCGTTCTTTCTGACACCGCGTCTTCCAGGAGCGGGACATCATTTACCGGCAGGTTGATGAAGCCTTCAGGCATAGGGCCGAAACCTTGGCGGAACTTTTCTTGCCCGGTAGCTGCCATCGCGGCATAGGTGCGACCATGAAAGGAATTATGAAAAGTTATAATTTCGTAACGCTCTGGCTGACCCTGCTCGAACCAGTATTTTCGGGCGAATTTGATGGCTCCCTCGTTGGCTTCGGTGCCACTATTGCAAAAGAAGACCCGGTCAAGGCCGGTATTTTCCACCAGCAGAGCGGCCAGGGTCTGCTGTGTCTCAATGAGATAGAGGTTGCTGATGTGCAGGAATCGGTCCAGTTGGGCCCTGATCGCCTCCACGATGGGCGGGTAGCAGTGCCCGAAGGCGTTGACGGCAATTCCGCTTACGCAATCCAGATATTGTTTGCCTTCCGCGTCCCACACGTAGCTTCCTTGCCCCCGGACCAGGAAGAGATCCCGTTCACCATAATTTTGCAGCATATACTTTTTATCAGCCGCCCGGATGTCTTCCAGCAAGACTTGTTGATAATTTAGGCTCATGGTCAATCCCCCTTGGCAAATAATTTAATCTCACCAGGCGTCAACGCTCAATAACGCGCATTTGGCTGTAATGGGTTTTCCAGCGATTTTCGTAGATCAGCCAGGTCTGCTGATGTTTTTTCACCTCTTCCTCTGATAGCTCGCGGACTATTTTGCCCGGAAAACCGACCACCAGGCTGCGCGGGGGGACCTTCATTCTTGGGGGGACGAGAGCGCCGGCCCCGATCAGCGAGCCTTCCCCGATCTCGGCCCGGTCCAGAACTCTTGCTCCCATACCGATCAGCACCCCGTCGTGAATGGTGCAGGCGTGCACAATGGCGCTGTGGGCAATAGATACGTAGTTGCCGATGTAAACAGGGTCATTGGCGTTCATGTGGACGATACAGTTGTCTTGGATATTGGTGTGTTTACCAATGACGATTTTGTCAGAATCACCCCGCAGGATGGTGTTCCACCAGATACTGGAGTACTCGCCGATTTCAACGTCGCCGATGACCACGGCGGTTGGGGCAATCCAGGTATTGGCCGCAATTCGTGGTTTTTTGTTGAGCGTGGGCAGTTCAATGATCAATTTTGTATTCCCCCTGACTAAAGAGTTTATCTTTGGAATCTTTTAAGTTGTTATTTGAGCCTTTTGCAAAATTAGCTTTTTTGTTAAAGGTAAAACATTGTTAGTCGTTTAGATGTACTCTTTTTTCGCTAGATTAAGGTCAAAAACCAAACCACAATGTAATTTAACATTTTATTCCAGGC harbors:
- a CDS encoding gamma carbonic anhydrase family protein, whose product is MAANTWIAPTAVVIGDVEIGEYSSIWWNTILRGDSDKIVIGKHTNIQDNCIVHMNANDPVYIGNYVSIAHSAIVHACTIHDGVLIGMGARVLDRAEIGEGSLIGAGALVPPRMKVPPRSLVVGFPGKIVRELSEEEVKKHQQTWLIYENRWKTHYSQMRVIER
- a CDS encoding acetylornithine/succinylornithine family transaminase, translated to MSLNYQQVLLEDIRAADKKYMLQNYGERDLFLVRGQGSYVWDAEGKQYLDCVSGIAVNAFGHCYPPIVEAIRAQLDRFLHISNLYLIETQQTLAALLVENTGLDRVFFCNSGTEANEGAIKFARKYWFEQGQPERYEIITFHNSFHGRTYAAMAATGQEKFRQGFGPMPEGFINLPVNDVPLLEDAVSERTAAVLIEPILAEGGIISVSQEFANALAHLQERGVLLITDEIQVGLGRTGDFLASSALHLRPDLVTLAKPLGGGLPLGAVLMREKVAATIHSGDHGTTFGGNPVACAAGVAVVRELTKPGFLDSVKERSQYLRAKLGELLQTGTPQGLCGPLLGKGFILGFRFAGDLSGLIKECRNNGLLVHRAGRDVVRLLPPLNISYPEMDELVERLGKSLNSKSLNK